Within the Pseudarthrobacter sp. W1I19 genome, the region TGGGCATTGACACTCCTACCGAGGCGGTGAAGCACCCGTGAACCAGGCAATACGGCATTCGTGGGTAGCGGCAGTTGCCATGTTTGCACTGCTCTTCGGCGCCATCAGCTTCGTCCAGGTGGTAGGTGCCGACGATCTCAAAGCCAACCCGCTTAACCAGCGCGCCATCCTGCAGAACTACTGCAATGACCGCGGCGCCATCATTGTGGGCGGAAGTCCCGTGGCGGAATCGGTGGAAAGCGGTTCGGAGACCTGCAAGTTCCAGCGCACCTACTCACAGCCCGAACTCTATGCAGGCATCACCGGGTACTTCTCACAGAACTACGGCGCCACGGGCCTGGAACAGGCCCTCGGCCAGCAGCTTGCAGGCAATTCGGACCAGCTGTTCCTGGACCGGGTGGGGCAGATGTTCCTGGGAAACCAGCCCAAGGGCGCCTCGGTGGAACTCACCATCGACCCCGAGATCCAGAAGCTCGCATATGACCTGATCCCGGACGGCCAGCGCGGCTCGATCGTGGTGACCAACCCCAAGTCCGGGGCCATCCTGGCCATGGCGTCCAAGCCGTCCTACAACCCGAACCTCGTTGCCACCCAGGACACCGAGCAAGAGTCGGCCAACATCAACGAACTGGTTAAGATCCCCGGCATCAACCTGAACGCCAACGTCAGCGGTCCCACGGGCGAGCAGCTCGCCCCGGGTTCGGTCTTCAAGCTGGTGGACACAGCCGCGGCCCTTGCCTCGGGCAAGTACAACAAGGACAGCGAGCTTCCCAATCCTGCAGAGATGCCCTTCGACGGCATCCAGTACAAGCTGCCCAACTACGCCGGCGGCAACTGCTACACCCGGAACACAGCGGACTTCGCGTTCGCCCTGCAACAGTCCTGCAACACCCCGTTCGCGAGCATCGCCCTTGACCTGGGGCGCAACGCCATTGCCGAACAGGCCAAAAAGTTCGGCTTCGGCGAAGACATGGGCGACCAACTGAAGCTGGGTTACGCCAAGGGCAACGGTTTCCCCGACGACCTGGACGCTCCGGGGCTGGCGCAGTCCGCCATCGGACAGCGCGACGTCCGCGCCACACCGCTGCAAATCGCCATGATGACTGCCGCCATCGCCAACGACGGTGTCCAGATGCGTCCCACCCTCATCAAGGCCTTGCGCTCCCCGGACCTGCGTGTCATCGACGAACCGCAGCCGCAGCAACTCCGGACCTCCACCACTCCGGCGATCGCCAACCAGATCACCGAATGGATGACCAGCGCGGTCAGCCAGGGCATCGCCAACAGGGCAGCAGTCCCCGGAGTCCAAGTGGCCGGCAAGACCGGAACCGCAGAGTTGGGCAACGGCGTCAACAACTCCTGGTTCACCGGGTTCGCCCCCGCAAACAACCCGCAGGTGGGAGTCACGATCGTCATGGAGGGCGTAGACATCACCACCGGCGCACAGCTAACCAGTCCGAACGCGAAGAAGATTTTTGAGGCGGTGTTGAATAAGTGAGGCCTACAACCGGAATCACCCTCGGCGGCAGATTCCAGCTGACTACGCGGATCGCGATCGGCGGCATGGGGGAAGTCTGGAAAGCCAAGGACCTTGTCCTGGGCCGCATCGTCGCCATCAAAGTCCTGAAAGAGGAGTACACGGGGGACCCCGGCTTCCTTCAGCGGTTCCGCGCAGAGGCCCGCCACACCGCCCTGCTCAACCACGTGGGCATTGCAAACGTCTTCGACTACGGCGAGGAAGAGGGCTCGGCCTACCTCGTGATGGAACTCGTTCCGGGCCAGCCGCTGAGCAGCATCATCGAGCATGAGCAGGTACTGTCCCCGGACCGCACCCTGTCCATCATCGCCCAAACCGCCCGGGCGCTCTCCGTTGCCCATGCCCAAGGCCTCGTGCACCGCGACGTGAAGCCCGGCAACATCCTGATCACCCCTGACGGCCGGGTGAAGGTCACTGACTTCGGCATCGCCCGCCTCGCCGACCAGGTCCCGCTCACGCAGACCGGCCAGGTGATGGGAACGGCGCAGTACCTGGCACCCGAGCAGGCCACCGGACAGACTGCCACGGGATCTTCTGACATCTACTCGCTGGGCGTCATCGGTTACGAGTGCCTTGCCGGGCACCGGCCGTTCTCCGGCGAGTCCCAGATCGCCATCGCCCTGGCGCAGGTGAACGACGCTCCGCCACCCCTGCCCGAGTCGCTTCCCGCCCCGGTGCGCGCCCTCCTGATGTCCATGCTGGCCAAGGATCCCAAGAACCGTCCGGCCAACGCCATCAAACTTGCCGAAGCTGCCGAGGCCATCCGGAACGGCGACATCAACGCCGCCCGCGCCGCGGTACCGGGCATGCTCCTCTTTGACGCGGACACAGGTCCCATTACCGCCCCCGTGGACACGGCCACTGCCCCCACCGGCGTCATCGGCGCCCAGCGGGACTCGTCGGACGCAGCCACCTCGGCGCTGCCGCGTACTGGGTGCCGGTGCTGCAGGAGCCGCGGCGGGGATGGCGGCAGGCGCTGCCGGCGCATCCGCAGCAGATGGTGAACCACAGGGGACACTGGCCCGCGCCAATGCCCTGGCCGCCGAGCGGAATTGGACCCCGGAAGAAACAACGTACGACGACGAGCCCGCCGATGAGCCGCGGCGTAAGGGCCGCAGCCCCTGGACGTGGCCGTTGGTTGCCTTGATCCTGCTGCTCCTGTTTGCCCTGGTGGGGTTCCTCGTAAGCCAGCTCGGACTCTTTTCGCCCTCCGGCAATCCCTCACCCAGCGCTACCTCCACCAGTGCGCCGGCTACGTCGGCCAGCCCCACCCGGACCACGCCGTCGGCTACCCCGACGCAGACGCGTTCCACGCCCACACCCACTCAGGAGCCCACGCCGGAAACGGTGAACGTCATCCCCGCGGCCTACCTCGGCAAGGACTACCGGACGGTTCAGTCGCAGCTTACAGACCTTGGGCTTGCGGTGAGTGTGGTCCCGCGGCAAACGACTGAGGCCGCTCCGGGGAGAGTTGTGGAATTGAACCCGACCGGTCCTTTGCCTTTGGGGTCGGCGATAACTGTCACCTATGCCGAGGCACCGCCCGCGCCCGCGCCGACCACGGCTGCCCCTACCACCGTTCCCACCACCGCTCCCAGCACCCCGTCCGCCGCAGGACCTACGGCGCCTTCATCCCTCCCGGCTTGTGGACCAGACCAAGTGCCCGGCCTGCCTACCTGCCGGCCGTAGCCGCCAGGACAGCCAGTGAACGAGTCAGCGCGCACACCGTTGCACCGGGAGGACAACCTCCCGGTGGATAGCCAGCGTGTCCTCAGCGGACGCTACGAACTGGGCGGCCTCATCGGCCGCGGCGGAATGGCAGACGTCTACCGGGGCCTGGATACCCGGCTGGGCCGTACGGTCGCCATCAAGCTGCTCCGGCCGGATATGGCCCGGGACCCGCAGTTCCAGGCACGCTTCAAACGCGAGGCCCAGTCAGTGGCCGCCCTGAACCACCCCTCGATCGTGGCAATTTACGATACGGGCGAGCACATGGTCCATGACGGCTCCGATGACAACGTCCGGGTGCCGTACATCGTGATGGAATACGTTGAGGGCAGGACCATCCGGGAACTGATCCGGGCCAACGAGGTCAGCATCAACCAGGCCATCGACTATTGCCTGGGCGTGCTCGGCGCCCTTGAATACAGCCACAAAGCCGGCATTGTGCACCGCGACATCAAGCCGGCCAACGTGATGTACTGCGACGGCACGGACTCGGTAAAAGTCATGGACTTCGGCATCGCCAGGGCCATCGCCGATTCCTCCGCCACCATGACCCAGACCCAGGCCGTGGTGGGCACGGCGCAGTACCTCTCTCCCGAGCAGGCCCGCGGCGAAACAGTGGACGCGCGCAGCGACCTCTATTCCGCGGCCTGCCTGCTCTACGAAATGCTGACCTCCCGCCCGCCGTTCGTCGGCGACAGCCCCGTGTCCGTGGCCTACCAGCA harbors:
- a CDS encoding penicillin-binding transpeptidase domain-containing protein, with the translated sequence MNQAIRHSWVAAVAMFALLFGAISFVQVVGADDLKANPLNQRAILQNYCNDRGAIIVGGSPVAESVESGSETCKFQRTYSQPELYAGITGYFSQNYGATGLEQALGQQLAGNSDQLFLDRVGQMFLGNQPKGASVELTIDPEIQKLAYDLIPDGQRGSIVVTNPKSGAILAMASKPSYNPNLVATQDTEQESANINELVKIPGINLNANVSGPTGEQLAPGSVFKLVDTAAALASGKYNKDSELPNPAEMPFDGIQYKLPNYAGGNCYTRNTADFAFALQQSCNTPFASIALDLGRNAIAEQAKKFGFGEDMGDQLKLGYAKGNGFPDDLDAPGLAQSAIGQRDVRATPLQIAMMTAAIANDGVQMRPTLIKALRSPDLRVIDEPQPQQLRTSTTPAIANQITEWMTSAVSQGIANRAAVPGVQVAGKTGTAELGNGVNNSWFTGFAPANNPQVGVTIVMEGVDITTGAQLTSPNAKKIFEAVLNK